The stretch of DNA ACTAGACAAAAAGGACCAAAAACTCCATTAAAGCAAAACTCCATcaaaaacctctctctctctctctctctctcttctttctcacgCTCTTTTCATTTGTCAACTGTAACAATCCGATTCCAATGGAGCAATACGATGATTCTAGCGCTTACACGGCGTCGTTTTCACCTAGCTTCAGTACTTATTCCGGCGATCGACTAGCGGAGATCGCCGAACGAGTTTGTTACAGAGAGAAATCAGACGAAGAATTCGAGTTTTCGTTGGCGGCTGCGGCGGCGACGTCTTCTCCCGACGACGGTGGACTCGTTTTCCCTGTTTTTAACCAGAATCTAATCTCCGGCGAAACATTGCCAGAGGAGAAAGCCGTTATAATTCCGTTGAAGGATCTGTTCCTCCGTGAACGCAACGAGCAACCACCGCAGGAAGAAACGTATTCATCCTCCtctgacgacgacgacgacgaggaTGAGGATGAGTTCGACGAGATTCCAAGCGAGATCTATTGTCCGTGGACACCGGCGAGATCCACGGCGGAGATGTCACCAAGCGGAGGATGCAGAAAAAGCAAATCTACAGGCTCTTCTTCTACATCGTCATGGTCAACGAAACGGTGGCGTTTGAGAGACCTTCTCAAGAGAAGTAAAAGCGATGGTAAACACTCGCTCAAATTCTTGAATCCAGTAGTAGACGAATCTACGAAGAAGActtcggagaagaagaagaaggagaaagtaGTTACGGCGGTATCAGCACATGAGAAGTTTTATCTGAGGAATAAAGcgatgaaagaagaagacaagagaaaaTCATATTTGCCGTACAAGCAAGATCTTGTTGGACTTTTCTCTAACATTAATCGTTACGGCAAATCTTTCCCACCGTTCTGATGATCCAATATTACTTTGGATCTATCCGGACAtaaattagtgtttttttttgtttttgtcttttacatattcgtatctaataaattaaaggaaatatctcatagtttatatatacaaagatgTAGATgggtaattttttaataaacacaTCTTAAACTATGTTTTGATCATGTTCATTTATCATATgctgttgtatatatatatttttttttcctttataatttGGGTGGAGGTTttgatgtaaatatatatagttggaGATATTTTGTTGAATTAAGATTTGACAGGTTTAGTGTTCTTTAGTGTGCACTTGATGGTTGTTTACGAAAATAATGGATTTAGGACATGTAatgcaaaagaagacaaaattttgatttttatggatGGACATCATTAGTTTATAAAGTGACAAGTATTtcatactttattttgttttggtaaatgaTATCTATCTACTTTACTGTGAATGTTAAATTCTTGTCAAAATAATTGTGTTATAGAGTAGGGTCGTGTGTAGATTAGAAACTATTCCCTTAGCTATGGAACTACATATTCtcctaattatttttgtttctttttcttttaacagcTTTAATTGATTAATTAGATAGCTATCTTCATAGAGAGGATGTTTACAATGAAGGAAGGAGCATAAAAATAAGTTACAAAGCTTGTAAGAGGCATTAACGGTTCTTTTGCTAAGCGATCCGCAAccttattattatgttttcttgtccactaaaattttgaatttgtgaATCTCTATTTTCATGAAATAATTTTCCGTACCCAATTGTACTTTGAAGTTGTGAGTTTTTTCCATTCACAAGTCCACCTTGGGTGAGTTTTTCCGTAACAAGACGTGGAAGTCCAGAAGAGTAAACGTCTCAGAAgtccttaaatttttttgacaaatctcCTATCTCCCTCTCTATTCTTCATACCCCCACCTTATTCAATAATACTCGATGAGacgattttaccctttttgttttactgaattagattaatttttttaaataaaaaaaaacaaaaactctcaaaCCCAGCTTCTTTCGACCCGAGAAACTCACCTGACCTCTCTCAACCCAGCCGCCGGCGATTCTTCCGTCGTTGGAGCTCCTACTGCTGTCGTTCTTCACCAAATCAAGTTGCatcaagttgttcttcaaaatgCAGGTGCGTTACTTCACTTTAGAGTTgcttttggttgaatttgtttttgatttgtaaatatagAAATTCAATTGGATTTAGATCGAAGAAAGCTTAGCACATTGGGTGTTTTACAAAGGTTTATGGGTCGATTGAGCTATCTATTAGATAAGAAAGGGATTTGGCTTTCGATTTCAGTGAATTAACTCGATTAGAACTCGTGTACCATTCGATTCGATTTTGATAGGAGAGAGAAGGTGGTGAAACTGGTAATACTGATATttttagtaaaactagtaaaactagtagtagtactaattatgatttttttatattggttggttTGGCAGGATACAATATGCGAGAACGTCAGCCTACATTTTAAATATGAAGGACGcatgtatagtataatgtttaagaggaatataacattgttgatgttaaaagcaaGGATACAGAGGAAGCTTGGGTTTGTTGAAAGTAACGTTCAGTTGCAGCTGAGCTACAAGCCACTACTGGTAGAAACATTGGAGCATTGTGagcttaatgatgatgaggatgttaatgtttatctagactccgttaattatgagaagcgaagatgtatgttgtttgtgaatgtcATCCCTTCTGAGCCTCAGCCTGAGCAAGTTCCCATAGTGCCCATAGTGCCCACAGTGCCCACAGTGCCCATAGGGGACCAAAGTTCTGTTGgtatgaactttgaaaaccaacatgCGAAGGATGGTGAAATCGGACCTAACGCCATTGTTGTCTACgtaggcaaagaaaaggctgtagAGGGTGATTCTAATAAAGAGGGTGAAGCTGAATCACgtgatgaaggtgatgaataTACTGAGCCACGCCCTGTTGTAGAACCGTGTAAGTATATTGAACCATGGGATGACGGTTTGGATCTGACTAAACTTCAAgaatttccaaacaagaaggcattgcaagatgtggtggatagagcttcattcgctaactgttttagttttgaaatagtAAAGTCGGACAAGGTGCGTTATGTggtcaaatgtcctaaagaaggATGTAACTGGGGTTTACGAGGTGGTAGGATTCGAGGTACAGATATTTTCTCGATTAGAAGGCACAACAAGATGCATACATGCTCTCGGGCTAGTCAAAGTTCAAGCAATAGTAAGAGGCAAGGCACTCCACAATTAGTTGCTTCTCTTTTACATGGTGATTATCCAGGGCAAATGGAAACTCCACCTCCGAAAATTATCATGGATCTTGTCAAGACAAAATTAGGTGTTGATATATCATATTCCACGGCGTTGAGAGGGAAAAATCAAGCTGTTACTGATTTGAAAGGTAGCCCAGAAGAAAGCTACAAGATGCTGCGATGTTATCTGCACATGTTAGAGAAGGTTAATCATGGTACAAGATCATATGTGCATTgcaatgagaataataaattcatgtacTTGTTCATAGCTTTGGGAGCTAGCATTGAAGGATTTAAAGTCATGAGGAAAGTTATAACTATGGATGCAACTTTTCTAAAGAACGGATATAagggtgttcttgtttttgcgtcggctcaagatcctaaccgtcaccattatcccttggcgtttggtgttcttgatggtgagaatgatgcaagttggaattggtttttggagatgttgaaaACCGTTGTTGGGGATTCTTCTGAAATAGTATTTATGACTGACAGAAATACAAGTCTCATAAAAGCTATAGCTAATGTGTATCCTCTGgctcatcatggtttttgtatatggcatttatcccaaaatatGAAAGGTTATGCTCGTAACGTGAACAAAGACGTTGTTGCATGGAGATTCATGGAGTGTAGTAGGTTTTACACAGTGGCTGAGTTCAACATTGCTTACGCATCTTTTACGACAAGATATCCTTCTGCTGCCAAGTATCTTGAAGAATCTACCCAGAAAGAAAGATGGGCACGATGTGTTTttccaggagatagatacaacctAGACACAAGCAACTGTGTTGAATCGTTGAACAGTGTATTCAAAGATGCAAGGAGGTACTCCTTGATACCCATGCTTGAtgcaatacttaaaaaattCTCTGAATGGTTTAATGAACATCGAAAAGATGCTGTGTCTGGATCAGTCGCAAATAAATTGGTGCCTTTAGTGGAGAACTACTTACATGATTTATGGGCAACTGCTGAGAAACTAAAGGTGATAGAGCTAAATGGTTTCGAGCTTGAATACAATGTCATT from Camelina sativa cultivar DH55 chromosome 9, Cs, whole genome shotgun sequence encodes:
- the LOC104710634 gene encoding uncharacterized protein LOC104710634, producing the protein MEQYDDSSAYTASFSPSFSTYSGDRLAEIAERVCYREKSDEEFEFSLAAAAATSSPDDGGLVFPVFNQNLISGETLPEEKAVIIPLKDLFLRERNEQPPQEETYSSSSDDDDDEDEDEFDEIPSEIYCPWTPARSTAEMSPSGGCRKSKSTGSSSTSSWSTKRWRLRDLLKRSKSDGKHSLKFLNPVVDESTKKTSEKKKKEKVVTAVSAHEKFYLRNKAMKEEDKRKSYLPYKQDLVGLFSNINRYGKSFPPF
- the LOC104715066 gene encoding uncharacterized protein LOC104715066 is translated as MLFVNVIPSEPQPEQVPIVPIVPTVPTVPIGDQSSVGMNFENQHAKDGEIGPNAIVVYVGKEKAVEGDSNKEGEAESRDEGDEYTEPRPVVEPLKSDKVRYVVKCPKEGCNWGLRGGRIRGQMETPPPKIIMDLVKTKLGVDISYSTALRGKNQAVTDLKGSPEESYKMLRCYLHMLEKVNHALGASIEGFKVMRKVITMDATFLKNGYKVFMTDRNTSLIKAIANVYPLAHHGFCIWHLSQNMKGYARNVNKDVVAWRFMECSRFYTVAEFNIAYASFTTRYPSAAKYLEESTQKERWARCVFPGDRYNLDTSNCVESLNSVFKDARRYSLIPMLDAILKKFSEWFNEHRKDAVSGSVANKLVPLVENYLHDLWATAEKLKVIELNGFELEYNVIDSDGKPYLVKLRLRSCSCRFFDIQKYPCVHALASFITYQKYGGKDFELHELCSKYYWTELWAIAYCRTIYLVPDKSRWDVLDDVQDMEIIPPNRKIRGGRKKTKRYASAGEKRPKTRPRTQNKRRRRQGLQWLLFGDNVHV